The Haematobia irritans isolate KBUSLIRL chromosome 1, ASM5000362v1, whole genome shotgun sequence DNA segment tttaaatctgaagcaattttaaggaaacttcgaaaaagtttgtttatgatttatcgctcgatatatatgtattagaagtttaggaaaattaaagtcatttttacaacttttcgactaagcagtggcgattttataaggaaaatgttggtattttgaccatttctgtcgaaatcagaaaaacatatgtatgggagatatatctaaatctgaaccgatttcaaccaaatttgaaacacatagctacaacgctaattctactccctgtccaaaatttcaactaaatcggagcaaaaatttggcctctgtggtcatatgagtgtaaatcgggcgaaagctatatatgggagctatatctaaatctgaaccgatttcaaccaaatttggcacacttaactatactactaattgtactcccagtgtaaaatttcaaccgaattggggtaaaactctggcttctgggaccgtattagtccatattgggagaaatatatatatatatgggagctatatctaaatctgaaccgatttcttccaaaatctatagggttctattttgagccaaaacacatacttgtgccaaatttgaagtcgattggacaaaaactgcgacctagactttgattacaaaaatgtgtttacggacagacggacattgctatatcgactcgggagcccaccctgagcatttatgccaaagacaccatgtgtatatctcgtctccttttgggtgttgcaaacatatgcactaacttataataccctgttccacagtgtggcgcagggtataaaaacaagtatatacggccataagttcggccaggtcgaatcttatgtaccctcaaccatggattgcgtagaaacttctacgaaagactgtcatccacaatcgaattacttgggttgtggtatcttaaaacttcttaacatcgttttctaaattgtgagttagtccatacgtggtatatattagacaaaaaatgtatgtgtaggtaagtctacaaataattacgaatcgatatggacttttgcacggtacgtagagagcccgtactgaaatatgggggtcgcatatatgggggctatatacaattatgaacttgatatggaccaatttttgtgtgattggggatcgatttatttgagggctatatatatataactatagaccaatatggacctagttaggcatagttattaacggccatatactagcacaatgtaccaaatttcaactgactcggatgaaatttgctcctccaagaggctccaaaaccaaatctcgggatcggtttatatgggggctatatatgattatcgactgatatggaccacttttggcatggttgttaaatgtcatatactaccaccacgtaccaaatttcaaccagatcggatgatggttgttagagaccatataccaacaccatgtaccaaatttcagccggatcgaatgaaatttgtttctcttagaggctccgaaaaccaaatcgggggatcggtttatatgggggctagatataattatggaccgatgtggaccaatttttgcatgattgttagacaccatatacgaacaccatgtacctaatttcaaccggatcggatgaaatttgtttctcttagaggctccgaaagccaaatcgggggatcggtttatatgggggctagatataattatggaccgatgtggaccaattattgcatggttgttagagaccatatactaacacccatgtaccaaatttcagccggatcggacgaaatttgcttttcttagaggctccgcaagccaaatcggggatcggtttatatgggggctatacgtaaaagtggaccgatatggcccatttgcaataccattcgacctacatcaataacatctacatgtgccaagtttcaagtcgatagcttgtttcgttcggaagttagcgtgatttcaacagacggactgacggacggacatgctcagatcgactcagaatttcaccacgatccagaatatatatactttatgggtcttagagcaatatttcgatgtgttacaaacggaatgacaaagttaatatacccccatcctatggtggagggtacaccctcacaaaaaatcgcttctgtaacatataatcccaaacatattttgcttcaagcatatacatttttgggtattgcccaaacatttatatgtttgatctcttccaatatataatatgtttgaaagcatattagtttaaacaatatatgtttgggtagtctacgttccaaacattttgtatttttgcatccaaattcaataatgttgtcttccaaaaaacaatatgttattatgtgaacatataatatgtttggaagcattttgcacccaaaaatattatatgcttaaaaaaatttctcccaaacaatattgtgctcaaaattttatttatttatttatatatttacaatcataatgaattatgaaaataaacaggtaatataggtgctaacaacataggttttcgacctgaatgctcaaaattttgtttctgcctaattgtatattctcccacatctttctcacttccacgagattttttagttcttagcacctttttctgtaatacaaacattgtagaagaaattattcaattttatgattttttttattttaattttaccttttgccggacggggattcgaacagcggaccacacagtttgtaaggatcaaagaagtagctgatcaattgcccaaggaaaaataaaatgttaattttgtaataccaagcaacaaccaccaacttaattcaatatcgctctctgttaaatagcgctccaagctactaaacacatatatgtttataggctatttctaaattaatatatgtttgcatccaagcatattatatttacaaacattttatgtcccaaacataatatgttctaacatattaacatatatgtcccaaacatgttatgctagtttatgaacattatatgcttgcactcaaaaatattgtgtttaaaaatttgtgttccaaacatataatgtttatagccaaacatatgaaaaacagtctttttcatccgtgtataaataaattgtagtgTGTATAGAATCTAAAAATATCTAACGATCTAATTCGTTGTATTACATATTAGCCACcctatacaataaatattctttcaTTACAACAGATGGATCTAGCCAAATGCTGAAATATATGCTAAAAGTTCCACCAACTACCCAACAAGCTCTTCAACTTGTAGCCATGTTGAATTCATTCAAtcgtgagaacattttttattacgAACTCTTTCCTATCTTCGATGAAATGTATCGAAAAGCtggaaaaagtacaaaaattgctccaaaaGCTTTCAAGTTAGATAAAGATTTAGGTTTTGAAGTCATCCTCATGGAAGATGTTCGGCAGGAGGGTTTCAAGAATATGAATCGTCTGATTGGTCTTGATATGGAACACACAAAAGAGGCCTTAAAGAAAATAGCCGAATATCATGCGGCTTCTGCCTCATACATCgctgaaaaatgttcattgccCGAGTTACTTATGCAACCTATTTTAAACGATAGAGTCCTACCAATGGTCAAAAAGGCTCAAGAGCCTCAGGAGAAAATAATACTGGAAAGTTTACCTCTATATAAAATGGAACACTTAAAGGAGAAGATTGTAAGTTGATCATGATGATTTTATAAACTACAAAAGGCtataattttcgttttgtttatatataaaatttaagataagttataaatcaaaatatttccatgaaattttcaaagctgACAGACgccctttgggaaattttgatgTTCTTAGTCATGGAGATTTTTGGACCAACAATATAATGTTTCAGCATTCTGATGACAATAAGGTAGCGAATACTTTATTGGTTGATTTTCAAGCTGGTCGCATAACATCACCTGCCATGGATTTAACATATTTCCTCTTGGGTTCAACATGTCTGGAGAATAAAATCAAATGTTTTGATTACTTCATTCAATATTATCATCAACATTTGGTGGagaatttgaatattttaaattatcgcaaaaatgttccatCGTTGAGAGATGTTCACATGTGGATGTATGATTTTAGTTATATGGGTAAGTgaagataaaaaaaaatggagttcacatactaacatcatgtaccaaatttcaaggggATCGGCCGAAGGttgctctttcaagaggcttcggaattcaaatctggtcatcggtttatatgggggctatacctaaaaataGTCCCGACTGACCCAGTTGATACCAAAATCCGACTTACATCAGTAAAAACTATATGTGCCAAAGTCCAGTCAAGTGTTTCGCTCGACATTTAACGTGAAtttaacaaacggacggacggacacctatacacaccttaggttaggttaatctAACCTATACACACCTTGCTTTATCCCATAAACTATCTTATGaacttttacatttttataacgtGAAACTTTTCTCATTACAGCCTATAGTGTTATCCTAAAGACACTTCCTGTCTTTCTTTTGGAACCCACATCTACTTCCGATatcaatattgaaaatataatgGGCGAAAAACACGATGGTGGGGCCATGCTGAAAGCCATGTATACAGGAAGAAGCTATTGTGCACATATGCaacagattctaccatggatgaCTAATAGGGGTTATTTtggttaattataaaaaaaaaataaattgtattttattttttattgtattaggaGGGGGTTTCAAGACAAATATTGtggatatgaaataaattttattgatttttattgttaattttaaatgtaaatttatattaatacgGTAGAGTACAAATCCCATTTACCTAATTTTAATAGCATTAGTAAAAACTTATTGTAGGAAGGTGagtatatttcgatatgttgccaccgaatgacaaacttattatacccccattgtAAGGTATAAAAACCGATCCTAAACTATTTCCGCACCGAAGTTaatctaatggtgttttctttacttgtaaaaaatgcgcacttttttgcaGTTTGCCCGTAGAAAGTACTTTTTAGGTTGTTTtccaacaggcaaaagtgcgaaaaggtttcgaaatctgttgtgaaaatagtgccacgctTAGAGGCAAATTGCGAGCATTTTCTGCACAGCCGACAAACCAGAGTGCTGCGTTTCCACTGTTTACTCCATTGAATTATTTTCTATCCGCTGAAATTACAGCatgtttttaggttgctggaaacattttaaaaatgcgcattctgtacagacaaaatgaaggcaaatcaccttttttcagaaaagaaaacaccataagtcaGACATCCGTAAATACCTGATAATCTATGAATTAAAATGTTCCGGATAAACTAGAAATGAAGAATCGTTTTTGTTCTCTAaatccgaaatataaaaggcaatccTCATTTCTAGCAAATTGGCTATTTCTCTACTTCTCCTAAGTGATAATGTCCCCAAAttgtatgtttgttttttatttaccaAACGAATGCTTTCGTTCGACTAGGATATCCAGCGTTCGTTTGGGATATGATAAAATGGCAGTTAATAACAGTTTTTTCACAATAGTATCTGCTGATCTGTGATGTGTCCCCAAAATGTAATTTACATATGAAATGTCCCCAAACTACAATGAATTTGCAACAAACAGTAGATTAgatggaaatttttcaaaatattatcacAGAAAAGacaaatatcaaattttcagTTTGCTGCAAGCACAGTTAAGTAGCTCGTAATTTTTACTACATCAGGTATCAATTTCAAGAGACTACAGAACTGACTGACAATAATTGAGAAATTTAAGGAACACAATGTAGTGAGATTTGATTGTtgttctcagtaatgctggtgtaaTTTCTCAGTTgttctataagtggtttcacagcaatgtggaacatCGTTCGGAGCCGGCTattaaaaggaggttccttgtcattgagctaaacatagattcGGGCATCACTCATTAATAAGTGAGTAGTTAAACACCTGTGGTATTCCAAATG contains these protein-coding regions:
- the LOC142237992 gene encoding uncharacterized protein LOC142237992, yielding MSTSIPEWLNADLFVSVLEQNVENFDKINKFSANMPFAAGENFLSILWAIEIEAALKDGSSQMLKYMLKVPPTTQQALQLVAMLNSFNRENIFYYELFPIFDEMYRKAGKSTKIAPKAFKLDKDLGFEVILMEDVRQEGFKNMNRLIGLDMEHTKEALKKIAEYHAASASYIAEKCSLPELLMQPILNDRVLPMVKKAQEPQEKIILESLPLYKMEHLKEKIISYKSKYFHEIFKADRRPLGNFDVLSHGDFWTNNIMFQHSDDNKVANTLLVDFQAGRITSPAMDLTYFLLGSTCLENKIKCFDYFIQYYHQHLVENLNILNYRKNVPSLRDVHMWMYDFSYMAYSVILKTLPVFLLEPTSTSDINIENIMGEKHDGGAMLKAMYTGRSYCAHMQQILPWMTNRGYFG